One window of Bacteroides sp. AN502(2024) genomic DNA carries:
- a CDS encoding NUDIX domain-containing protein, translating to MLSDNNQEMFPVVDEQGNITGAATRGGCHSGSKLLHPVVHLHIFNTRGELYLQKRPEWKDIQPGKWDTAVGGHIDLGESVGIALKREAREELGITDFTPELLTNYVFESEREKELVFVHKTVYDREIHPSEELDGGRFWTIEEIKENLGKGLFTPNFESELQKVSLIPSLSK from the coding sequence ATGTTAAGCGATAATAATCAAGAGATGTTTCCTGTCGTAGACGAACAAGGAAATATCACCGGGGCAGCCACTCGTGGGGGATGTCATAGCGGTAGCAAACTACTTCACCCGGTAGTCCATCTTCATATTTTCAATACCCGTGGAGAGTTGTATTTGCAGAAACGTCCGGAATGGAAAGACATCCAACCTGGGAAATGGGATACAGCCGTAGGCGGGCATATAGACTTGGGCGAAAGCGTAGGAATCGCTCTAAAGAGAGAAGCCCGTGAAGAATTAGGTATCACGGACTTTACTCCTGAACTACTTACCAATTATGTTTTCGAATCCGAACGTGAAAAAGAACTTGTCTTTGTTCACAAAACAGTTTACGATAGAGAAATCCATCCCAGTGAAGAACTTGACGGAGGACGATTCTGGACTATCGAGGAAATAAAAGAGAATTTAGGAAAAGGACTTTTTACTCCCAATTTCGAAAGCGAATTGCAGAAAGTCTCTCTCATACCTTCTCTATCCAAGTAA
- a CDS encoding leucine-rich repeat domain-containing protein, translating to MCITACSDDDDDDEPETTTQQALIKTVTLKAAGTLENLLGDQYLEIETLKIIGPLNSDDIRIIREMGGSDYEGLPTYGKLSYLDLSEASIVEGGEYYYHDFDKQYYFTSNDKIGNYMFRSCYQLKTITLPNSVTTIGYAAFSECTGLTSITIPNSVTTIGSYAFYDCTGLTSVTIGSGVTTIGSYAFYDCTGLTSVTIGSGVNTIEESAFRNCRGLTSITIPNSVTTIGSYAFEYCTGLTSVTIGSGVNTIEESAFRNCRGLTSITIGNSVTTIGSYAFEYCTGLTSVTIGSGVNTIGDYAFGDCTGLTSITIGNSVTTIGYDAFRDCTIKNCHIYATTPPNTYQSFSTVYAESTLYVPKGYAEAYKDWFSYFYNIVEMEE from the coding sequence ATGTGCATTACAGCTTGCAGTGATGACGATGATGATGACGAACCGGAAACCACAACGCAGCAAGCACTTATAAAAACTGTGACGCTAAAAGCTGCCGGAACCTTAGAGAATCTGCTTGGAGACCAATATCTCGAAATCGAAACATTGAAAATTATCGGTCCTTTGAATAGTGATGATATTCGTATTATTAGAGAAATGGGAGGTAGTGATTATGAAGGTCTTCCTACTTATGGCAAATTATCTTACTTGGATTTGTCTGAAGCTTCGATAGTAGAAGGAGGGGAGTATTATTATCACGATTTTGATAAGCAGTATTATTTTACTTCCAATGATAAAATAGGGAACTATATGTTTCGCAGTTGTTATCAATTAAAAACTATCACGCTACCTAATAGTGTGACGACTATTGGATATGCTGCTTTCTCGGAATGTACAGGATTGACAAGCATTACCATTCCGAATAGTGTTACTACTATTGGAAGTTATGCTTTCTATGATTGCACTGGATTGACAAGCGTTACTATTGGTAGCGGTGTTACTACTATTGGAAGTTATGCTTTCTATGATTGCACTGGATTGACAAGCGTTACTATTGGTAGCGGTGTGAATACTATTGAAGAGAGTGCTTTCAGGAATTGCAGAGGATTGACAAGCATTACCATTCCGAATAGTGTAACGACTATTGGAAGTTATGCTTTCGAGTATTGCACTGGATTGACAAGCGTTACTATTGGTAGCGGTGTGAATACTATTGAAGAGAGTGCTTTCAGGAATTGCAGAGGATTGACAAGCATTACTATTGGTAATAGTGTCACTACTATTGGAAGTTATGCTTTCGAGTATTGCACTGGATTGACAAGCGTTACTATTGGTAGCGGTGTGAATACTATTGGAGATTATGCTTTTGGGGATTGCACAGGATTAACAAGCATTACTATTGGTAATAGTGTCACTACTATTGGATATGATGCTTTCCGGGATTGCACGATTAAAAATTGCCATATTTACGCCACAACACCTCCTAATACATACCAGTCTTTTAGTACTGTTTATGCTGAATCAACGCTATATGTTCCAAAAGGATATGCAGAAGCTTATAAAGATTGGTTTAGTTACTTTTATAATATTGTAGAAATGGAGGAATAA
- a CDS encoding S-adenosylmethionine:tRNA ribosyltransferase-isomerase — translation MKEDPKHIHISEYSYPLPDERIAKYPLPTRDQSKLLIYRRGEVSEDIFTSLPEYLPQGSLMIFNNTKVIQARLHFRKETGALIEVFCLEPIQPNDYVLNFQQTEHTAWLCMIGNLKKWKDGELKREMTVKGLTITLTAAKGESRGTSHWVNFSWDNPEVTFADILEVFGELPIPPYLNRNTEESDKETYQTVYSKIKGSVAAPTAGLHFTPRVLDALQKKDIDLEELTLHVGAGTFKPVKSEEIEGHEMHTEYMSVNRSTIKKLIDHDGCAIAVGTTSVRTLESLYHIGVILADHPDATEEELHIKQWQPYEKYDQIPPVVALQKILGYLDRNGLETLHTSTQIIIAPGYQYKIVKAMITNFHQPQSTLLLLVSAFVKGNWRTIYDYALSHDFRFLSYGDSSLLIP, via the coding sequence ATGAAAGAAGATCCTAAACATATCCATATCAGTGAATACAGTTATCCTCTTCCGGATGAACGTATTGCAAAATACCCGTTGCCTACCCGTGACCAGTCCAAACTCCTAATATATCGTCGTGGAGAAGTAAGTGAAGATATTTTCACCTCTTTACCGGAGTATCTTCCGCAAGGCAGTCTGATGATATTCAATAATACGAAAGTCATTCAAGCACGTCTTCACTTCCGGAAAGAAACAGGAGCACTGATTGAAGTATTCTGCCTCGAACCTATTCAGCCGAATGATTATGTATTAAACTTCCAACAGACAGAACATACCGCCTGGCTTTGTATGATTGGCAACCTGAAAAAATGGAAAGATGGAGAATTAAAGCGAGAGATGACAGTCAAAGGACTTACGATCACATTAACCGCCGCCAAAGGAGAAAGCAGAGGAACCAGTCACTGGGTAAATTTCTCATGGGATAATCCGGAAGTAACATTTGCCGATATTCTTGAAGTATTTGGAGAACTTCCTATCCCTCCTTACTTAAACCGGAATACGGAAGAAAGTGATAAGGAAACTTATCAGACTGTTTACTCTAAAATTAAAGGTTCGGTAGCTGCACCTACGGCCGGTTTACATTTCACCCCGCGAGTGTTGGATGCACTACAGAAAAAAGACATCGATCTTGAAGAGTTAACATTACATGTAGGAGCCGGAACATTCAAACCTGTAAAAAGTGAAGAGATCGAAGGTCATGAAATGCATACAGAATATATGTCGGTCAATCGGAGCACGATAAAAAAATTAATAGACCATGACGGTTGTGCCATTGCCGTAGGAACTACTTCTGTACGCACTCTCGAAAGCTTATATCACATTGGGGTTATTTTAGCAGATCATCCGGATGCTACGGAAGAAGAACTGCACATCAAACAGTGGCAGCCCTATGAGAAATACGATCAGATTCCTCCTGTAGTTGCCCTGCAAAAGATATTGGGTTATCTCGATAGAAATGGTCTCGAAACTCTCCATACGAGCACACAAATTATTATAGCTCCTGGATATCAGTACAAGATAGTAAAAGCGATGATTACTAACTTTCATCAGCCACAAAGTACCCTGTTATTATTAGTTTCAGCTTTTGTTAAAGGAAACTGGCGTACGATTTATGATTATGCTTTATCACATGATTTTCGATTCCTAAGCTATGGAGATTCCTCCTTATTAATACCATAA
- a CDS encoding glycoside hydrolase family 43 protein, which yields MKYQATLSEKKKSGNPVFKGWYADPEGVVFGDEYWIYPTYSAPYDEQTFMDAFSSKDLVNWTKHPKVVSKENISWLRRALWAPAVLFANDKYYLFFGANDIQNNDEIGGIGVATSDSPAGPFKDALGKPLINKIVHGAQPIDQFVFKDDDGQYYMYYGGWGHCNMVKMAPDLLSIVPFEDGTMYKEVTPENYVEGPFMLKRNGKYYFMWSEGGWGLPNYSVAYSISDSPFGPFKRVGKILKQDLSVATGAGHHSVIKGAGEDEWYIVYHRRPLSETAANSRETCIDRMYFDENGYIKPVEMTFEGVLPNPFDSTE from the coding sequence ATGAAATATCAGGCAACTCTTTCAGAGAAGAAAAAGAGTGGTAATCCTGTTTTTAAAGGTTGGTATGCCGATCCGGAAGGAGTCGTGTTTGGAGATGAATATTGGATTTATCCTACGTATTCGGCGCCTTATGATGAGCAAACCTTTATGGATGCTTTTTCGTCTAAAGACTTGGTGAATTGGACAAAGCATCCGAAAGTAGTATCAAAAGAGAATATTAGTTGGCTTCGTCGTGCCCTTTGGGCACCGGCGGTGCTTTTTGCGAACGATAAGTATTATCTGTTTTTCGGAGCGAATGATATCCAGAATAATGATGAAATAGGAGGGATTGGTGTAGCTACATCAGATAGTCCTGCCGGACCTTTTAAGGATGCTTTGGGTAAACCGTTGATTAATAAGATAGTTCATGGAGCTCAACCTATTGATCAGTTTGTATTTAAGGATGATGACGGGCAATATTACATGTATTATGGTGGCTGGGGACATTGTAATATGGTGAAAATGGCTCCTGATTTATTGAGTATTGTTCCTTTTGAGGACGGAACAATGTATAAGGAAGTTACCCCGGAAAACTATGTGGAAGGACCATTCATGTTGAAACGTAATGGGAAATATTATTTTATGTGGTCGGAAGGTGGCTGGGGACTCCCGAACTATAGTGTAGCATATTCCATTTCAGATTCTCCTTTTGGTCCATTCAAAAGAGTTGGTAAAATCCTGAAGCAGGACCTTTCGGTAGCTACCGGAGCAGGACATCATTCGGTGATAAAAGGAGCCGGAGAAGATGAATGGTATATTGTTTATCATCGTCGTCCGTTAAGTGAAACAGCAGCCAATAGTCGTGAAACTTGCATCGACCGGATGTATTTTGATGAGAACGGATATATCAAACCAGTGGAAATGACTTTTGAAGGAGTATTACCCAACCCGTTTGATAGTACGGAGTGA
- a CDS encoding glycoside hydrolase family 97 protein — protein MRRYILLIVCLCLVSFLHAQNRLELASPNGELKVSLKLSDKIYYSIDYNGDVLLKDNSLLLVLKNQVLGQNPKLRRQKRMSVDERLTPVVPLKYSEITNRYNQLLLTFKGYSVEFRAFDDGVAYRFITSQKGDVEVMDEEFAINFPSDYLLHLQQPGGFHTAYEEPYTHVQSNMWKPEERIAVLPALIDTRKDYKILISESDLSDYPCMFLKGTGTNGAISVFPKAPLAFAESSDRSVKITQEADYIAKTKGARNYPWRYFVISKNDKQLLENTMTYKLAEKNQLQDVSWIKPGQVSWEWWNDASPYGPDVNFVSGYNLDTYKYYIDFASKFSIPYIIMDEGWAKSTRDPYTPNPKVDLHELIRYGKEKNVGIVLWLTWLTVENNFDLFKTFSEWGVKGLKIDFMDRSDQWMVNYYERVAREAAKYHLFVDFHGSFKPAGLEYKYPNVLSYEGVRGMEQMGGCYPDNSLYLPFMRNAVGPMDYTPGAMISMQPNVYRAERPNAASIGTRAYQLALFVVFESGLQMLADNPTLYYRNEDCTRFITQVPVTWDETVPLEAKVGEYVIVAKRKGNKWFIGGMTNNSEKEREFTIKLDFLNKGRSYQMTSFEDGINAGRQAMDYRCKSSQVKAGEQLPIKMVRNGGFAAVIE, from the coding sequence ATGAGAAGGTATATCCTGTTAATTGTGTGTTTGTGTTTAGTATCATTTCTTCATGCGCAGAACCGGTTAGAGTTAGCTTCTCCCAATGGAGAGCTGAAAGTGTCATTAAAGCTCTCGGATAAAATTTATTACAGTATAGATTATAACGGAGATGTATTGTTGAAAGACAACTCTCTTCTGTTGGTCCTGAAAAATCAAGTGTTGGGACAGAACCCTAAGTTGCGTCGTCAGAAGCGTATGAGTGTCGATGAACGGTTGACCCCTGTTGTTCCTTTGAAGTATTCGGAGATTACTAATCGTTATAATCAATTGCTACTGACTTTCAAAGGCTATTCAGTAGAATTCCGCGCTTTTGACGATGGGGTTGCTTACCGGTTTATAACCTCACAAAAAGGTGATGTTGAAGTAATGGACGAAGAGTTTGCTATTAACTTTCCGTCGGATTATTTGCTTCATTTGCAACAACCGGGAGGATTCCACACTGCTTATGAAGAACCTTACACACATGTTCAAAGTAATATGTGGAAGCCTGAAGAACGGATAGCTGTTTTGCCGGCATTGATTGATACACGCAAAGACTATAAAATATTAATCAGTGAGTCGGATTTGTCTGATTATCCATGCATGTTTCTCAAAGGAACGGGTACAAACGGAGCAATCTCTGTTTTTCCTAAAGCTCCGCTTGCGTTTGCCGAGAGCAGTGACCGTAGCGTGAAGATTACTCAAGAAGCTGATTACATTGCTAAAACAAAAGGTGCGAGAAACTATCCTTGGCGTTACTTTGTGATAAGTAAAAATGATAAGCAGTTGCTTGAAAACACAATGACTTATAAACTGGCTGAAAAGAACCAACTTCAGGATGTTTCATGGATTAAACCGGGACAGGTGAGCTGGGAATGGTGGAATGATGCTTCTCCTTACGGACCGGATGTGAATTTTGTTTCCGGTTATAACTTGGATACTTATAAGTATTATATTGATTTTGCTTCTAAATTCAGTATTCCATATATCATTATGGATGAAGGCTGGGCTAAAAGTACACGTGATCCTTATACGCCTAATCCCAAAGTAGACTTACACGAGTTGATTCGTTATGGCAAAGAAAAAAATGTAGGGATTGTGCTTTGGTTGACATGGTTGACTGTAGAAAACAATTTTGATCTATTCAAGACTTTCAGTGAATGGGGAGTAAAAGGACTTAAGATTGATTTTATGGACAGAAGCGATCAGTGGATGGTCAACTATTACGAACGGGTAGCCCGGGAAGCAGCCAAGTATCATTTGTTTGTTGATTTTCATGGTTCTTTCAAACCCGCCGGATTGGAATATAAATACCCGAATGTGCTGTCCTACGAAGGAGTACGTGGTATGGAACAAATGGGAGGGTGTTATCCTGATAATAGTCTGTATTTACCGTTTATGCGTAATGCTGTCGGTCCGATGGATTATACTCCCGGAGCGATGATTAGTATGCAGCCTAATGTATATAGAGCAGAGCGCCCTAATGCTGCCAGTATCGGAACACGTGCTTATCAGTTGGCATTATTTGTGGTCTTTGAAAGCGGTCTGCAGATGTTGGCGGATAATCCGACTCTTTATTATCGTAATGAAGATTGTACCCGTTTCATCACGCAGGTTCCTGTGACGTGGGATGAGACTGTGCCACTGGAAGCTAAAGTGGGCGAATATGTCATTGTAGCAAAACGGAAAGGCAATAAGTGGTTTATAGGAGGAATGACTAACAATAGCGAGAAGGAACGTGAGTTTACCATAAAGTTGGATTTCCTGAATAAAGGTCGTTCTTATCAGATGACGTCTTTTGAGGATGGTATCAACGCAGGACGTCAGGCGATGGATTATCGTTGCAAGTCATCGCAGGTGAAAGCCGGAGAGCAGTTACCTATAAAGATGGTTAGAAATGGAGGGTTTGCAGCTGTTATTGAATGA
- a CDS encoding basic secretory family protein, translated as MKKKNLIYVTCMLIAMGACSATSKKQSEVVTDAWGKYNVGTIQFEDKAPETKGSDIYHRIIPDAESYIKAQAREVLATLYNSPADSIPTVNKIHYTLEDIEGVSAKGGGNGDVTIFYSTRHIEKSFAKNDTAKLFFETRGVLLHELTHAYQLEPQGIGSYGTNRVFWAFIEGMADAVRVANGGFDGPNARPKGGNYMDGYRTAGYFFVWLRDNKDPEFLRKFNRSTLEVVPWSFDGAIKHVLGNEYNIDELWHEYQVAVGDIQA; from the coding sequence ATGAAAAAGAAAAACTTGATTTATGTAACCTGTATGCTTATTGCTATGGGAGCTTGTTCGGCAACTTCAAAGAAGCAGTCTGAAGTTGTGACGGACGCATGGGGAAAATATAATGTGGGTACTATCCAGTTTGAGGACAAAGCACCGGAAACGAAAGGATCGGATATTTATCACCGGATTATTCCCGATGCGGAATCGTATATCAAAGCCCAGGCACGTGAGGTTTTGGCTACTCTTTATAATTCTCCGGCTGATAGTATCCCGACAGTGAATAAGATACATTATACGTTGGAAGATATTGAAGGCGTTTCTGCTAAAGGCGGTGGTAATGGTGATGTTACGATCTTCTATAGTACGCGGCATATTGAGAAGTCATTTGCGAAGAATGATACGGCAAAGTTGTTTTTCGAGACGCGCGGAGTATTGCTGCACGAACTGACACATGCCTATCAGCTGGAGCCGCAGGGAATTGGTTCTTATGGAACTAACCGTGTGTTCTGGGCTTTTATTGAAGGTATGGCCGATGCTGTACGTGTGGCAAACGGTGGTTTCGATGGTCCCAATGCCCGTCCGAAAGGTGGAAATTATATGGATGGATATCGTACGGCGGGTTATTTCTTTGTCTGGCTGCGTGATAACAAAGATCCTGAATTCCTGCGTAAGTTCAATCGCAGTACGTTGGAGGTGGTACCTTGGTCGTTTGATGGTGCTATCAAACATGTTTTAGGGAATGAATACAATATTGATGAACTGTGGCATGAATATCAAGTTGCAGTAGGGGATATACAGGCGTAA
- a CDS encoding GH92 family glycosyl hydrolase: MGIKKGLGIIAMAAVTVSFAMAQQPVDYVNPIIGTNGMGHTFPGACTPFGWVQLSPDTDTIPHNVNGAYQKNAYEYCAGYQYRDKTIVGFSHTHLSGTGHSDLGDILLMPAIGELKLNPGRADYPGEGYRSRFNHATEKATPGYYEVMLDDYGIKAQLTATQRVGVHKYTFPKGKDGHLILDLVHGIYNYDGKVLWANLRVENDTLLTGYRITNGWARTNYTYFAISLSQPIREYGYKDKEEVRYNGFWRRFNMEKNFPEITGRKIVVYLNFDIAKESELVVKVALSAVSAEGAIKNLHAEASGKSFEELAEAARTDWNNELDLFEVEGTEDQKAMFYTSLYHTMINPSIYMDVDGSYRGVDHNIHQVKDFTNYTIFSLWDTYRAEHPFLNLVKPERSADMVESMIKHEQQSVHGMLPVWSLMGNENWCMSGYHAVSVLADAFTKGIFSNVDEALDAMVSTSTVPYYEGMADYMKLGYIPLDKSGTAASSTLEYAYDDWTIYQTAIKSGKKEIAETYRKRALNYRNIYDTTMGFAHPRCSDGSFKKEFDVLQTYGEGFIEGNSWNFSFHVPHDVLGLMDLMGGERVFVDKLDKLFSMHLPEKYYEHNEDITEECLVGGYVHGNEPSHHVPYLYAWTSEPWKTQYWLREILNKMYRNDINGLGGNDDCGQMSAWYLFSVMGFYPVCPGTDEYVLGAPYLPYLKLKLPNGNTLEIKAPGVSDKKRYVQSLKLNGTVYDKMYITHEDILKGGVWEFKMSASPNKHRGLAKEDKPYSLTDGISK, translated from the coding sequence ATGGGTATAAAGAAGGGATTAGGGATTATAGCTATGGCGGCGGTTACAGTATCGTTCGCCATGGCTCAACAGCCGGTGGATTATGTGAATCCGATAATCGGTACTAATGGAATGGGACATACCTTTCCCGGTGCTTGCACGCCTTTCGGATGGGTACAGTTGAGTCCGGACACAGACACAATTCCACATAATGTAAACGGGGCCTATCAGAAAAATGCTTATGAGTATTGTGCCGGTTATCAATATCGGGATAAGACAATTGTGGGTTTTAGTCATACGCATCTTAGTGGAACCGGTCATTCTGACTTGGGAGATATTTTACTGATGCCTGCCATCGGTGAACTGAAACTGAATCCCGGCAGGGCGGATTATCCGGGTGAAGGGTACCGTTCCCGTTTTAATCATGCCACGGAAAAAGCTACCCCCGGATATTACGAAGTGATGCTGGATGATTACGGCATTAAGGCACAGTTGACCGCAACGCAACGTGTAGGTGTGCATAAATATACTTTCCCGAAAGGAAAAGACGGTCATCTGATTCTGGATCTGGTACATGGTATCTATAACTATGATGGTAAGGTATTATGGGCAAACCTGAGGGTTGAAAATGATACCTTACTTACGGGCTATCGCATAACAAACGGATGGGCAAGAACGAACTATACTTATTTCGCAATTTCTCTTTCACAACCTATAAGGGAATATGGGTATAAGGATAAAGAAGAAGTACGTTATAATGGCTTTTGGCGTCGTTTCAATATGGAAAAGAACTTTCCGGAGATTACAGGACGTAAGATTGTGGTTTACTTGAATTTCGATATAGCCAAAGAATCCGAATTGGTTGTAAAGGTGGCACTGTCGGCTGTCAGTGCCGAAGGAGCTATCAAGAATTTACATGCCGAAGCTTCCGGAAAAAGCTTTGAAGAACTGGCGGAGGCAGCCCGAACGGATTGGAACAATGAACTGGATCTTTTTGAAGTAGAAGGAACAGAGGACCAGAAAGCGATGTTCTACACTTCGCTTTATCATACGATGATTAATCCATCGATCTATATGGATGTGGATGGCTCTTATCGTGGGGTGGATCACAATATTCATCAGGTAAAAGATTTCACTAATTACACCATATTTTCACTGTGGGATACTTACCGTGCGGAACATCCGTTCCTGAATCTGGTGAAGCCGGAACGCAGTGCAGATATGGTGGAATCCATGATTAAGCATGAACAGCAAAGTGTGCACGGGATGCTACCTGTTTGGAGTCTGATGGGTAATGAAAACTGGTGTATGAGTGGCTACCATGCCGTATCGGTGTTGGCGGATGCCTTTACTAAAGGAATATTTTCGAATGTAGACGAAGCTTTGGATGCAATGGTCAGTACTTCTACCGTACCTTATTATGAAGGAATGGCAGACTATATGAAACTGGGATATATCCCGCTAGATAAAAGTGGTACGGCAGCTTCGTCTACACTGGAATATGCGTATGATGATTGGACTATTTATCAAACTGCCATCAAATCCGGAAAGAAAGAGATTGCCGAAACGTATCGGAAACGTGCTTTGAACTACCGTAATATTTATGACACGACAATGGGTTTTGCCCATCCCCGATGTAGTGACGGTTCATTTAAGAAGGAGTTTGATGTGTTGCAGACTTATGGTGAGGGGTTCATTGAGGGAAATTCCTGGAACTTTTCTTTCCATGTGCCGCATGACGTCTTGGGGCTGATGGACCTGATGGGAGGGGAAAGAGTGTTTGTTGACAAACTGGATAAGCTGTTCTCCATGCATCTGCCGGAAAAGTATTATGAGCACAATGAAGATATAACGGAAGAATGCTTGGTTGGCGGATATGTGCATGGTAATGAACCGAGCCATCATGTTCCTTACCTTTATGCATGGACCTCTGAACCTTGGAAAACGCAGTACTGGCTGCGTGAAATTTTGAATAAAATGTATCGTAATGACATCAATGGATTGGGGGGCAACGATGATTGCGGACAGATGTCTGCCTGGTATCTTTTCTCCGTAATGGGCTTCTATCCGGTTTGTCCCGGAACGGACGAGTATGTATTGGGAGCCCCGTATTTGCCTTATTTGAAGCTGAAGCTTCCCAATGGAAATACATTGGAAATCAAAGCACCGGGCGTCAGTGACAAGAAACGTTATGTACAATCTCTGAAACTGAACGGGACGGTATATGATAAGATGTACATTACACATGAGGATATATTAAAAGGTGGAGTATGGGAGTTTAAGATGTCTGCATCGCCCAACAAGCATCGTGGTTTGGCAAAAGAAGACAAACCTTACTCGTTAACCGATGGAATAAGTAAATAA
- a CDS encoding DUF4595 domain-containing protein, translating into MKVFRLIGMALLALCMNFASCSNDDDENNAGGTVVSGKLLLRMTTTDSGNRPFQFNYNEKRQLTSIPVTPWDEKLDIEWLNSKVLAKTVRTSDNSSLEEAYFTIDKEKGVVTHTDVMWVGDYRGLQTTTLTYDKDNHLIKTSGAHKCTWSWENGNVVKFTLYSNDGVTIDHTCTFTYHTDKENKHPVMDIEWVGFYYTSTTEMADKLFVVHPYLLGTPNKNLLKSVTRTDYCHNPKREWTTSFTYEFDSDGYPIKVIRNSDDSKYGNETYTLMWD; encoded by the coding sequence ATGAAAGTATTTAGATTAATTGGAATGGCGTTATTAGCCTTGTGTATGAACTTTGCTTCTTGCAGCAATGATGATGATGAAAACAATGCCGGAGGTACTGTTGTATCAGGCAAATTATTGCTTAGAATGACAACGACAGATAGTGGTAATAGACCTTTTCAATTTAACTATAATGAAAAGAGACAATTAACTTCTATACCTGTCACTCCTTGGGATGAAAAACTGGATATTGAATGGTTAAATTCAAAAGTCTTGGCAAAAACGGTAAGGACAAGCGACAACTCTTCTTTGGAAGAAGCGTATTTTACAATTGACAAAGAGAAGGGAGTTGTAACCCATACAGACGTAATGTGGGTGGGCGACTACAGGGGGCTTCAGACAACTACTTTAACTTATGACAAAGATAATCATTTAATAAAAACAAGTGGTGCACACAAATGTACATGGTCGTGGGAAAATGGGAATGTTGTTAAATTCACTCTTTATAGCAACGATGGAGTTACAATAGACCACACATGCACTTTTACTTACCACACAGATAAGGAGAATAAACATCCAGTTATGGATATTGAGTGGGTAGGGTTTTACTATACCAGTACTACTGAAATGGCAGACAAATTATTCGTAGTTCATCCCTACCTTTTAGGAACACCTAACAAAAACTTGCTGAAAAGCGTAACTAGGACTGACTACTGCCACAATCCCAAACGGGAATGGACAACTAGTTTTACTTATGAATTTGATAGTGACGGCTATCCTATCAAAGTTATACGTAATAGTGATGATAGTAAATATGGTAATGAGACTTACACTCTGATGTGGGATTAA